Proteins encoded by one window of Salvia splendens isolate huo1 chromosome 14, SspV2, whole genome shotgun sequence:
- the LOC121765473 gene encoding ADP,ATP carrier protein 1, mitochondrial-like, which translates to MTMDKPHYPTTAQKLSGQLLRSTPTQRFGAFEGGQPRPSLYQSQYKYGNYSNAALTYPCQMTCDLSLVKCTASPVFAQAPAEKGFAGFAIDFLMGGVSAAVSKTAAAPIERVKLLIQNQDEMLKTGRLSKPYGGIGECFSRTIKEEGFGSLWRGNTANVIRYFPTQALNFAFKDYFKRLFNFKKDRDGYWKWFAGNLASGGAAGASSLLFVYSLDYARTRLANDAKAAKKGGERQFNGLIDVYRKTLASDGIAGLYRGFNISCVGIIVYRGLYFGMYDSLKPVLLTGSLQDSFFASFALGWLITNGAGLASYPIDTVRRRMMMTSGEAVKYKSSLDAFSQILKNEGAKSLFKGAGANILRAIAGAGVLAGYDKLQLLVLGKKYGSGGA; encoded by the exons TCGGAGCATTTGAAGGTGGTCAGCCTCGGCCATCTTTATATCAGTCACAATATAAATATGGGAACTACAGTAATGCTGCATTGACATATCCATGTCAAATGACATGCGATCTGTCTTTGGTCAAGTGTACTGCTTCCCCAGTTTTTGCACAAGCCCCTGCAGAGAAAGGATTTGCGGGCTTCGCCATTGATTTCCTCATGGGTGGAGTCTCTGCGGCGGTGTCCAAAACAGCTGCAGCTCCTATTGAGCGTGTGAAACTGTTGATACAAAACCAGGATGAAATGCTAAAGACTGGTAGATTGTCTAAACCATATGGAGGCATTGGTGAATGTTTCTCAAGAACAATTAAAGAAGAAGGATTTGGTTCCTTGTGGAGAGGAAACACTGCTAATGTGATCCGTTACTTCCCAACCCAG GCCTTGAATTTTGCATTCAAAGATTACTTCAAGAGGCTTTTCAACTTTAAGAAAGACAGGGATGGTTACTGGAAATGGTTTGCTGGGAACCTGGCTTCAGGTGGTGCAGCTGGTGCTTCTTCTCTCCTCTTTGTTTACTCTCTGGACTATGCTCGTACTAGATTGGCTAATGATGCCAAGGCTGCAAAGAAGGGAGGAGAGAGGCAGTTCAACGGCTTGATTGATGTCTACAGGAAGACTTTGGCATCCGATGGCATTGCTGGACTCTATCGTGGATTCAACATATCATGTGTAGGAATCATTGTTTACCGTGGTCTCTACTTTGGAATGTACGATTCCTTGAAGCCAGTTCTTCTCACCGGCTCGCTGCAG GATAGTTTCTTTGCTAGCTTTGCCCTGGGTTGGTTGATCACAAATGGTGCTGGTCTTGCATCGTACCCAATCGATACTGTTCGCAGACGTATGATGATGACATCTGGTGAAGCAGTGAAATACAAAAGCTCGTTGGATGCGTTCTCACAGATCTTGAAGAACGAGGGTGCCAAATCTCTGTTCAAGGGTGCTGGAGCTAACATTCTGAGGGCCATTGCTGGTGCTGGTGTGCTTGCTGGATACGACAAGCTGCAGTTACTCGTCCTTGGAAA